The nucleotide window CGATCGGCGAATGCGCGCGCCATGGGATAATGCAGGAAGTCGATGTGAAAATGCAGCACGTCGAATTCATCGGCCCGCAAGCGGACTTCCTCCAGCATGGCGACATGCCACGGCAGCGAGTTCTTCACGTTCGGATCGAGCCGGAGCGCTTCCTTGCTGCACGGGACCAGGTGGGCCTTGGTCCGGCTGTCGCCGCTGGCGAACAGCGTGACTTCATGGCCCTGCCTGACCAGTTCCTCGGTGAGATAGGAGACGATCCTTTCTGTTCCCCCATAGAGACGCGGCGGGCAACTTTCTTCCAGCGGTGCGATCTGTGCGATCTTCATCGGCAAAACCTCCTCTTCTGAGCGAAGCCTCAACAATGGACGCGAGAAGGTCGTCTACGATCACCCCGCCTGGGCATGACCGCCGGATGTGGCATCTCGAATTCGGACAGTCGTGATACAAGATCACTGCCATCCGCCGGACCATCGTGCCGGAACGCGAGATGGCCTTGCCCGGCAAAACCTCCTGCGCAAAACAGCGATGTCAGATAGCAGGGAACCCCTGCAAAAAGTTCAGTTAGAAATCGGCTTTGGAGTTTCAACCCCTACGATGCCCGAAAATATTATGCGAAGCAGGCAACTGCTGAGTGTGCGTCGGTCGCATTTACGCTGCGCGACGAACCACAACCGCTCCAATCAGCATACTCAGCCCCAACGCGAGGAACAGAGGCTCGGCGACCTTGGCTTGCAACAGGCCGGAGGCAGTCGTGACAGAGATGAGCATCAAGCTGAATTCGCCGCCATGGGCCAGGATGGCGCCCGCGCGAAGCGCAGTCTCGAGCTGTTCTCCGAACATGCGGGTCAGGGCAACAACAAGCGCGAGTTTCACCACCATGAGCACAAAAAGCCATGCCAACACCGTTGGCCATGTCGACCAAACCGCACCTATATGGAGTTGAGTTCCGATACCGATGAAGAACGCCCCGACGAACAAATCCCGGAACGGCCTGATTTCCCGTTCGACAAATTGGCGAGCGTCGCACTCGGCGATCATCATGCCGGCAGTGAATGCACCGAGCGCCGGCGAAAGACCCGCACCCTGCGCAATAATGGCCGCGAGCAAGGCTACGGTCAGGGCTAGAAGCTGTGCGAGTTCAGCCTCGCCCTGGGTTGCGACCCATCCGGCAAGCCGCTGAAGCATTGACCGGGCGATGAAGAGCGCCCCGACGAGCACGCCCATGCCCCCAACCATCTTCAGGACGTCGTGCGCGCTTCCCACGGCTCCGGCTGCGGCGATGACATCGTGAAACGCCAGAAAGCCGACGGCCGCCAGATCCTGAAACAGCAGAACAGCGATCGCGACCCGTCCCTGAGGCGTTCCGAGCGCATCGCCGCCCGCCAGGACCTTGAGGCAAAGCGCGGTCGACGACATCGCGACCGCGCCAGCGATCAGAACCGCCGCCGCCGGCGCGATCTCGGTAAAGACGAGGAGCCCTACGGTGACTAACCCTCCGACTACGAGCACCTGTGCCAGACCGAGCCCGAAGATCAGTCGCCGGAGCGACACGAGCTTGTCGAGGGAGAATTCCAGACCAAGCGCAAAGAGAAGCAGGATCACCCCGACCTCACCGATAAGCGTCAGTGTTGCACCCTCCGCGATGAGCCCCAGACCCGACGGCCCGATCACAATGCCGGACAGCAGGAAACCGACCAGTGCGGGGATGCCAAGCCGTGCGCAGATTGCGACATGGCAAAAAGCCATCATGGCGAGCAACGCGGCGGCCTCCAACAGCCCCTGGTCGGCGTGCATCAACGTCGCCCGCTTCCATAGACAGTCGCCCCGATCCACGCCGGTGGGTCGGACGCGGGGAAGGACTCAGCACTCGCTTCACTGACCGGGTCTGCAGCCGTCGCGAGTTCCGCTGAGAGATCACGAACGCTGGCCGCGTCGATGCCTCGGTGAAGCCGGTGCCCGGAACTCGGTCGGTGGCCTGTCTCGATGCGATGGGCGCCAGGAGCATCGGCTCCCTTGCTGGTTGGCACGGTTTCCCACCAGAAGCGGCGCGGTGGCACGGATCGACGTTTGTCCGGCTCGTGGCGCACGATATACTGCCAGTCGTTTCGTTCCGCGAAGGCGATGGCGCTGTCGAGATCAGGGAATGTCAGGCGGATCGGACGATAGGGATCTTCGGTTGCAGTCCAGCCCATAAGAGGCTCGATGACCGGCGCCCGGGCCGGCTCAAACTCGAGTATCCAATGCTGCCGCCTGATTGGAGCGGAGGTGTGGGACGAGCGAGCTGGCCTGTAGATCAACGCTGTCGGCACGTCTGGAGATGTCAGGTCAGTTCCGGGGATCTTCGGCCGAAATGGGGGGCGGTTATGTCCTTTCATCATGATTTACCTCTCTTCGGATTGCGGCACCGGCGGCGTTACCGTCGCCGGTGCACGGGCCGTCATTCGGCGGCAGGCTCGGTCTCTTCGCTATCGCTATTGCCCGGCTCGCCGAGGGCCTCGGTTTCTCCTGCGCTCTCCAGCTTTTGGAACGTGATCTTCTGATCATCCGCGGTCCAGGCGACGCGCACCTTGTCCCCGTCCTCGATCCGGCCCGAAAGCATCTCGCGGGCGAGCTCGGTCTCCAGCTCCGACCGGATTAGCCGTCGCAACTCGCGGGCGCCGAACTCTGGCCGGAAACCCACCGCTCCGAAATGCTCCGCAACGCTTCCGTCATAGTCGAGCTCGACGCCCTGGGTCATCGCCGTGCGGGCGACGCGGGCCAGCTGCAGCTCGACGATCTGCCGGATTTCCGACTGGTTCAGAGAATGGAAGACGATGATTTCGTCGATCCGGTTGATGAACTCGGGCCGGAAATGAACGCGCAGAACGTCCATCAGTTCGGCCTTCTGCCCGGCCTCGTCGAACTCCTTGGTTCCGCGCTTGCGAAGGTTGCGCTGGATGATGTCGGAACCGAGGTTCGACGTGGCGATGATGATAGTGTTGGTGAAATCCACCACGCGGCCCTTGCCATCGGTCAGGCGGCCATCGTCGAAGACCTGCAGCAGGATGTTATAGACATCCGCATGCGCCTTCTCGATCTCGTCGAGCAGCACGACAGAATAGGGCCGGCGCCGGACCCGTTCCGTCAACTGGCCGCCCTCGTCGTAACCGACATAGCCCGGCGGGGCGCCAACCAGCCGCGCGACCGCGTGACGTTCGCCATATTCGGACATGTCGATGCGGATCATCGCATCCTGATCACCGAAGATCGTCTCCGCCAGAGTCTTGGCCAGCTCGGTCTTGCCAACGCCGGTCGGGCCGAGGAACAGGAAGGTCGCGGTCGGGCCGGAGCCCTCGCGCAGCCCGGCGCGCGCCAGTCGCACGGCGTCGGCAACGGCATGGATGGCCTCTTCCTGGCCGATTACCCGCTCATGCAACTTGTCCTCGAGTTTCAGCAGCTTTTCGCGCTCTTCTGTCGTCAGTTCGCTCACCGGCACGCCGGTCAGTTTCGAGACGATCTGCGCCACGTGATCGGCGCGCACTTCAGCCGTCGCAGAGGCCCGGTCGCGCTTCCAGGTTTCCATCAACTCGTCAAGCTCGACCTGTTTCGTTTCAAGCTCTTTCTTGAGTTCAGCAGCACGGTCGAACTGCTTCCTCCCCGCGGCGTAGTCCTGCTCGCGCCGGATCTGGGCGACCTCAGCCTCGAGCTCCTGGACATCGACGGGACGCGCGGTAGCGCTGATCTTCACGCGCGCGGCAGCCTGGTCGATCAGGTCGATGGCCTTATCGGGCATGAAGCGGCCGGTGACGTAGCGGTCGGAAAGCTCGGCCGCCGCGACGATGGCCTCGTCGGTGATCGTCACCTTGTGGTGGCTTTCCAGCGTGTCGCGCAGGCCCCGCAGGATCATGATCGTCTGCGCCACCGTCGGCTCATCGACATAGACCGGCTGGAAGCGGCGCTCCAGCGCGGCGTCCTTCTCGATGTATTTCTGGTACTCGTTCAGGGTGGTCGCGCCGATCAGGTTCAGCTCGCCGCGGGCCAGCGCCGGCTTGAACGTATTGGCGATGTCGAGCCCGCCTTCGCCGCCGCCCTGTCCGGCTCCGACGATGGTGTGGATCTCGTCGATGAACAGGATCATGTCGGCCTTGTTGGCCTCGATCTCCTTGAGGATCTTCTGGACCCGCTCCTCGAACTCACCGCGATATTTCGATCCGGCCACCATCGAGTTGATGTTGAGTTCGACCAGCCGTTTGTCGCGCAGCGCCTCGGGCACCTCGCCCGCGACGATGCGCTGCGCCAGCCCC belongs to Salipiger profundus and includes:
- a CDS encoding cation:proton antiporter; protein product: MHADQGLLEAAALLAMMAFCHVAICARLGIPALVGFLLSGIVIGPSGLGLIAEGATLTLIGEVGVILLLFALGLEFSLDKLVSLRRLIFGLGLAQVLVVGGLVTVGLLVFTEIAPAAAVLIAGAVAMSSTALCLKVLAGGDALGTPQGRVAIAVLLFQDLAAVGFLAFHDVIAAAGAVGSAHDVLKMVGGMGVLVGALFIARSMLQRLAGWVATQGEAELAQLLALTVALLAAIIAQGAGLSPALGAFTAGMMIAECDARQFVEREIRPFRDLFVGAFFIGIGTQLHIGAVWSTWPTVLAWLFVLMVVKLALVVALTRMFGEQLETALRAGAILAHGGEFSLMLISVTTASGLLQAKVAEPLFLALGLSMLIGAVVVRRAA
- a CDS encoding NADH dehydrogenase ubiquinone Fe-S protein 4, with the protein product MMKGHNRPPFRPKIPGTDLTSPDVPTALIYRPARSSHTSAPIRRQHWILEFEPARAPVIEPLMGWTATEDPYRPIRLTFPDLDSAIAFAERNDWQYIVRHEPDKRRSVPPRRFWWETVPTSKGADAPGAHRIETGHRPSSGHRLHRGIDAASVRDLSAELATAADPVSEASAESFPASDPPAWIGATVYGSGRR
- a CDS encoding ATP-dependent Clp protease ATP-binding subunit; amino-acid sequence: MANGICDICKSRPASFRAQVSVNGERKVMELCDEDYRRIARRQGRSASPLESLFGGRSLFDEFFGDAGGLFDRFGEDQGQPVPIRQAGRTARRGGINIADRLSEQANRLLQEAGQKAHEFGRTEVDTEHLLLALTGSDVVRTVLGQVKIDADDLRRQIESEAKKGDATGEDREIGVSPRVKDALNRAFIASNELGHSYVGPEHLLIGLAEEGEGVASSILNRLGLTPQALRQQVTKVVGQGAEEGRVETPSSTPDLDEYSRDLTKLAREGRLDPVIGRAREIETTIEVLARRKKNNPVLIGEPGVGKTAIIEGLAQRIVAGEVPEALRDKRLVELNINSMVAGSKYRGEFEERVQKILKEIEANKADMILFIDEIHTIVGAGQGGGEGGLDIANTFKPALARGELNLIGATTLNEYQKYIEKDAALERRFQPVYVDEPTVAQTIMILRGLRDTLESHHKVTITDEAIVAAAELSDRYVTGRFMPDKAIDLIDQAAARVKISATARPVDVQELEAEVAQIRREQDYAAGRKQFDRAAELKKELETKQVELDELMETWKRDRASATAEVRADHVAQIVSKLTGVPVSELTTEEREKLLKLEDKLHERVIGQEEAIHAVADAVRLARAGLREGSGPTATFLFLGPTGVGKTELAKTLAETIFGDQDAMIRIDMSEYGERHAVARLVGAPPGYVGYDEGGQLTERVRRRPYSVVLLDEIEKAHADVYNILLQVFDDGRLTDGKGRVVDFTNTIIIATSNLGSDIIQRNLRKRGTKEFDEAGQKAELMDVLRVHFRPEFINRIDEIIVFHSLNQSEIRQIVELQLARVARTAMTQGVELDYDGSVAEHFGAVGFRPEFGARELRRLIRSELETELAREMLSGRIEDGDKVRVAWTADDQKITFQKLESAGETEALGEPGNSDSEETEPAAE